CGTTCCGCCTCGCTAACTATCGTCGAGTTGACTGATATCAATGTGCCCTCAGGTCGATCCATCGCATATCATGCTTCACTCACTATTATCTGTTTTCTTTGCCGGTTGGCCTTCATCGTGCTGAAGCGTATTGCCGTCTCCGAGCTGTGCCTCGGTATGTACATTCACGAATTCTGCGGCTCATGGATGGATCACCCGTTCTGGAAAGGACGTTTCCTGCTCGACAGCGAGCGCGACCTGCTGCGCATCCACGCCAGCGAGGTCAGCGAGGTGTGGATCGACGTCGGCAAGGGCCTCGACTTGGCGCCCGGGCAGAGCAGCCAGACGGTCGAGGAAGTCGAGGCGGAAACCGAGGCGCGCCTGCTGGCGGTGGAGGCGGCCAAGCTGCCGCTGGAGCGCAGCGGGCTCGACCAGGAGATGCAGCGCGCCCTCAAGCTCTGCGCCCGTTCCAAGGCGGCGGTGGTGGAAATGTTCAGCGACGTGCGCATGGGCCATGCGGTGGAGCTGGAGCATGCCGCCGAGCTGGTCGAGGAAATTTCCGACTCGGTGCTGCGTCACCCCAATGCGCTGATCAGCCTGGCGCGCCTGAAGACCAGCGACGAATACACCTACATGCACTCGGTGGCGGTGTGCGCGCTGATGATCGCCCTGGCCCGCCAGCTCGGCCTGGGGGCCGAACAGGTGCGCGAGGCGGGCATGGCCGGGCTGCTCCACGACATCGGCAAGATGGCGATTCCCGACACCATCCTGAACAAGCCGGGCAAGCTCACCGACGCCGAGTTCGGCACCATGCGCAGCCACCCCGAGGCGGGCAGCCGCATGCTGCGCGACAGCCGCTACGTCAGCGCCCTGGTGCTCGACGTGTGCCTGCACCACCACGAGAAGTTCGATGGCACCGGCTATCCGCACCGCCTGGCCGGCGAGCAGATCAGCCTGTTCGCGCGGATGGGTGCGGTGTGCGACGTGTATGACGCGATCACCTCGGATCGCCCGTACAAGAAGGGCTGGGATCCGGCCGAGTCGATCCGCAAGATGGCCGAATGGAAGGGTCATTTCGACGACAAGGTGTTCCAGGCCTTCGTCAAGTCGGTGGGCATCTACCCGGTCGGCGCCCTAGTGCGCCTGGAAAGCGGCCGCCTCGGGGTGGTCATGGAGCAGCACGAGAAGTCGCTGCTGACGCCGCGGGTCAAGGTGTTCTTCTCGGCCCGGGCCAAGCTGCCGATCCCCCAGGAAATCATCGACCTGGCCAAGCTGGCCGGGCGCGACAAGATAGTCGGGCGCGAGTCCGCCGAAGACTGGGGCTTCAAGAACGTCGAAGAACTCTGGTCGGGCATCCCGGCCGGCAAGGCCTCGCTGTTCGACTGAGCCGGCCTGACCGGCCTGGCATGCGCCGCCGTCCCGGGCGGCGCATGCACGCTGCCTCCCTCCTGCATTTCCTGTCCCGCGCCACGGCCGCCGACGAGCGGTAACGCTGGCGAACGAACCGTGAACGCTGCCTCCCTAGAGTCCGCCCCATGCCCGGCGCGCACCGCCTTGCGCAATGGGCATGACCAGCCGCCAGCAGGGAATTCGGTGGCGCACCATCTTCAGGAATCGAGGAATCGCAGCATGAACACCCTAACTAGCAACACCCTGACCCTGTTGTTCAGCGCCGTGCTGGCGCTGCCGGCCCTGGCCAGCGAGCAGCCTGGCAGCGCCCAGGGCAGTGTGACTGCGCCGCGCGAGGGCACTGCCGCGCCGGTCGAGCAGGCGACCCTGCAGGTGGCCGAGCAGGAGACCAGCGGCAAGCGCCACTGGCCGACCTCGCCGCACGCGCCCAAGCAGGACTGATGGGGGCCTGCGCCTGCCCGGCGCCGGAGTGCCGGGCAGGCCCCAGGTGGGAGTTGGAATTCGCCAAGGAAGCAGGTCGATGAGCCGGATGGCAGAAATACAGGAACAGGGCTGGTGGGGGCGCAGCCAGGCAATGGCCGCGCCCGAGCTGATCGGCCTGGAACAGATCGGCAGCAGCCATGGCCGCTGCTACACCCAGGTCACCGCGCTGAGCGGCGATGGCCGCTGGGCCGTGGGCATGAGCGCCGATGCCGACGACGTGCTGCACCTGCGCGCATTCGTGTGGAGCGCCGAGCGCGGCCTGAGCAGCCTCGGCAGCCTGAATGGCGGGCGCTACTCGACGGCCGAGGGCATCAGCGGTGACGGCCAGGTGATAGTCGGTACCGCCGAGGACGGCGCGCTGGCGGGGGCGGACCGAGCCTTTCGCTGGACGCGCCAGAGCGGCCTGCAGAGCCTCGGCACCCTCAATTACGGACGTTATTCCCAGGCCTTCGCCTGCAGCGGCGATGGCCAGGTGGTGGTCGGCGATGCCGCCGATGGCGCCGCCGGGCAGGCCTGCCGGGCCTTTCGCTGGACGCCGGGCGGTGGCCTGCGCAGCCTCGGCACCCTGCGCGAGGGCCTGAGCAGCCATGCCTGTGCCGTCAGCGCCGATGGCCGGATAGTGGTCGGCTATGCCGACGATGGCACCTGCGCCCATGCCCGGCGCGCCGTGCGCTGGAGCGAGGAAGACGGCCTGCAGAGCCTGGGCACCCTCAACGGTGGGCATTACGCCATGGCCACGGCGATCAGCGCCGACGGCCGCAGCATAGTCGGGGTGGCTGGCGACGGTGCCGCCGGTGGCGCCCTGCGTGCCTTTGTCTGGCGCGCCGAAAGCGGCATGCGCAGCCTCGGCACCTTGCGTGGCGGGCAGTTCTCGCGGGCCTGTGCGGTGAGCGGCGACGGTACCCTGGTGGTCGGCGTGGCCAGCGACGGGCGCGACGACGAACAGGAGCGCGGTTTCGTCTGGACGGCCGGCGGCGGCATGCGCACGGTCGAGGCCTGGCTCTACGAACAGGCCCTGGCCGCCGCCGCGGTGCCGGTGGTGCAGGTCAGCGGCATCAGCGCCGATGGTCGCGTGCTGGTCGGCCAGCTGGACGGCGAGCGTGCCTTTATCGCCGGCAGCCGCCCGCATGGCCCGGCGGGCTGAGCGGGCGCAACCGAGTCATGGGCCGACAGGGACGTTGCCCACCCCCATTGGCCGCTTGGCCGGTGCGTGTCTGGGCGACTGCGGTCGCCCATTTTTTTGCCGGCGGTACGGCGATTGACGGGCGCCGGCGCATCCGGCACCGTGCGGCCAAGCCACCCAGTACGCACGGACGCCATGCCGCACATCCTGATAGTCGAAGACGAAGCCGCGATCGCCGATACCCTGGTCTACGCCCTGCAGGGCGAGGGTTTCACCACCACCTGGCTGAGCCTGGCCGAGCCGGCCCTGGAACTGCAGCAGCGCAGCCCGGCGGATCTGCTGATTCTCGACGTCGGCCTGCCGGACATCAGCGGCTTCGAAGCCTGCAGGCGCCTGCGCCGTTTCTCCGAAGTGCCGGTGATCTTCCTCACCGCGCGTGATGCCGAGATCGACCGGGTGGTGGGCCTGGAGATCGGTGCCGACGATTACGTGGTCAAGCCGTTCAGTCCGCGCGAGGTGGCGGCACGGGTGCGTGCCATCCTCAAACGCATGGCGCCGCGCCAGGCCGAGCCGGCGGCCGTGGAGGCGGCCACGCCGTTCCGGGTGGACGGCGAGCGGGTGCAGATCCACTACCGCGAGCAGTTGCTGGTGCTGACCCGCCACGAGTTTCGCCTGTTGCAGGCCCTGCTGGCGCAGCCGCAGCGGGTGTTTTCCCGCGAGCAGCTGCTGGATGCCCTGGGCGTGGCTGCCGATGCCGGCTATGAGCGCAATATCGACAGCCACATCAAGAGCCTGCGCGCCAAGCTGCGCCAGGTGGCGGCCGACGCCGAGCCGATCCAGACCCACCGCGGCCTGGGCTACAGCTACAACCCGCAGAGCGCCTAGCCGAGCAGGGCGCGGGCGGCGCGCTGGTCGGCGCCCTCGTCCTCGGCCGTGAACTCGGCCAGCACGCTTTGCAGGTGCTGGCGCTGCTGCGCCGATGGTTGCCAGCGCTGGCGCAGGCTGGCCAGGCGCAGGCGCAGCGAGCCGGCACCGAGGCTCTCGGCCAGGCGCTGGGCTTCGTCGAGCAGGGCGCCAGCCGCTTCCCCCTGACCCTCGTCGAGCAGCGCCGCGGCCTGCAGGCGCAGCACTTCCGCCAACAGGTAGCGGTCGCTGCGCTGCTGGGCCATGCGCACCACCTGCGGCGCCCGCTGCAGCAGCTCCTGGCGGCGGCCGAGGCGGGCCAGGGCATCGAGCTGCAGGGTGCTCAGGGTCACCTCGATCACCGGCATGCTGCTGCGGTTGCCATCGATGCCCAACTGCAGGTCGCGCAGGCCCTCGGCGTCGCCCAGCGCCACCCGCGACCAGCCGACCATCACGGTGGCGATGTCTTCCCACAGTTGCAGGCCCTTGCCGTGGCTGTGGCGCAGGGTTTCCGCGGCCATCTGCGCCACGCTCGGGGCGTCGTCCAGCAGGCAGTGCAACATGCTGGCGAACACCAGGGCGTGGCAGATGGCGTTGGCCGTGCCCTGGCTGCGCACGTCGGCGAGCAGCTCGGCGCACAGCTGGCGGGCGCGCGCGGGATGGCCCTCGACCCACAGGCCGAGGCACAGGTAGGCGCGGCTGTGCACCAGCGGGTCTTCGCCGAAGCCGAGCAGGCAGGCCTGGCGGGTCGGCGCGTCGCACAGCGCGACTATGGTCTCGGCAATCGCCCGCGACTCGGCCAGCGGCCGGCTCCAGAAGGCACCGCCGAGGTGGCACATGTGGCCGAGCAGCTGCAGCGGCAACTGCCCGCTGTGCTGGGCGGCGGCCAGCACCTGCTGGCCGAGCAGGGTGGCCTTGTCGAAGGAGTCGCAGCAGCCCCAGACGCCGACCAGGGCGCGGAACGAGGCCTCCGGCTGTTGCAGCTGTTGGCCCAGGGCCAGGGCGCGGGCGAAGGCGGCGTGGGTACTGGGGGCGCCGTAGCCGGCCGAGGAGTTGAGGGCGCTGCCCAGGGCCAGCTGCAGGCCGAGTTCCTCGCCGTCGCGTTGCGCCGAGGCCGGCAGCTCGGCCAGGCAATCCAGCGCCCGTTGCAGGTAGGCGGCCGCCTCGCGGTTGGCGGAGAAGCGCCGGGCGGTCTCGCCGGCCTGGCGCCACAGCGGCAGGGCCTGCTCGGCGCGACCGGCTTCGCTCAGGTGATGGGCCAGCTGCGCCGGTGCCTGCTGGCTGCGCGCCGGGAAGCGGCTCTGCAGGGCATCGGCGATGCGCCCATGGGTTTCCCGGCGCTGGCTGCGCGGCTGGGCCAGGTAGGCGGCCTGCTGGATCAGCGCATGCTTGAACTGGCAGAGGCTGGCCTGGCTGCCCGGCTCGATCAGACCGGCGCGCAGCAGGGCGTCGAGGTGGCTGCGCAGCAGCGCCGGGCTGCCGGGGTACAGCGCCTCGATCAGCTCGCGGTGGAACTCGCGGCCCAGGCAGGCGGCCAGCTGGATCGTGGCGCGGGCGTCGCCGAGGCGGTCGATGCGTGCCATCAGCAGGTCGTTGAGGGTCAGCGGGATGCTGCTCTGCTCGCCGCTGTCGGCCACCCACTGCACCAGCTCCTCGATGAACAGCGGCACCCCGTCGGCCAGCGCCAGCACCTGGCGCAGCTGGGGTTCAGCGAGCTGCTGCGGCAGGCCGGCGATCAGCTCGCGGGCCCGCTCCGGGGCCAGGTGCGGCAGGCGCAGCAGGTGCACGCCGAGTTCTTCCCAGCGCTGCGTGGCGAACTCCGGGCGGGCGCTGAGCAGCAGCAACAGCGGGCGCTGGCCGGGCTCGCGCAGCAGTCGCTCGAGCAGCAGCAGGGTCGAGGAGTCGGCCCAGTGGGCGTCTTCCAGCACCAGCAGCAGGGGCTGCTTGCGCCGCACCCGGATCAAGCCGAGCAGGGTCTCCAGCATGCGCGCGCGCCACACCTCGCTGCTCAGCCCGGTCACCGGCGAGCCGTCCGGCAGCGGCAGGCCGAGCAGGTCGGCAATCAGGTCGAGGCCCTCGGCGGGCAGCGCGAAGATGCCCTGCAGCACTTCGCGCAGCCGCTCGTAGCGCTGCTCCGGGCTGCTCTCCGGGGCGAAGCCGCAGAGGTAGCCGATCAGCTCGGCCAGCGGGAAGAAGGGTTCGCTGCTGTGGCTTTCCAGGCAGCGCAGCTCCACCTGCTGGCCCGGCAGGGTGGCGCTGAGGCGCTTGCGCAACTCGTGGATCAGGCGTGATTTGCCGACCCCGGGGTCGGCCTGCAGCAACACGGCATCGCTGACCCGGCTCGCGCCGACCTGCTGCCAGCGCTGCAGCAGTTGCTGCAGTTCGCCGTCGCGGCCGGCCAGGGGCGTCAGCTGCGGCTGCACGGCCAGGCGATGGCGTGCACCGCTGGCCGCCTCGGCGCGGAACAGCGGGCCGGCGCTGGCCCCCGGCCCGGCCAGGCGCTGCGCCAGTGGCAGGCAGCGGTAGTAGCCCTCGACCAGCTTGTGGGTGACTCCGCTCAGCACCACCTGCTGGTAGTCGGCGTGCTGGCGCACCTGCACGGCGATGTCGGAGGTGAAGCCGCTGGCATCGGGAAGCCGCTGGCCCGGCGCGGTGACGATCAGCCCGGTGTGCAGGCCGCAGCGCACCTGGGCCGGGGCGCAGATCTCGGCCAGGGCGAGGGCGGCCTGCACGGCGTTGCGGGCGGCATTTTCCCGCGCCAGCGGGTAGCCGAAGTAGGCCAGCAGGCCGCCGCCATGACTGGCCAGGGCGTGGCCGCCGTGGGCGC
The window above is part of the Pseudomonas alcaligenes genome. Proteins encoded here:
- a CDS encoding HAF repeat-containing protein, whose translation is MSRMAEIQEQGWWGRSQAMAAPELIGLEQIGSSHGRCYTQVTALSGDGRWAVGMSADADDVLHLRAFVWSAERGLSSLGSLNGGRYSTAEGISGDGQVIVGTAEDGALAGADRAFRWTRQSGLQSLGTLNYGRYSQAFACSGDGQVVVGDAADGAAGQACRAFRWTPGGGLRSLGTLREGLSSHACAVSADGRIVVGYADDGTCAHARRAVRWSEEDGLQSLGTLNGGHYAMATAISADGRSIVGVAGDGAAGGALRAFVWRAESGMRSLGTLRGGQFSRACAVSGDGTLVVGVASDGRDDEQERGFVWTAGGGMRTVEAWLYEQALAAAAVPVVQVSGISADGRVLVGQLDGERAFIAGSRPHGPAG
- a CDS encoding BTAD domain-containing putative transcriptional regulator: MDAVTQAAPFQLNLLGNFSALWHTQPLAGFNYDKMRALLAYLSLEHAREHSRETLAALLWESSPSSAWRGNLRRTLADLRRVLEGPTGLSLFDASKHSLRFLPHGHIDALRLRQPPQRCQQQPACQQCPSCIAELEEAVALYRGDFLAGLDLPDCPDFEDWLLLQRESLRCHALALLEHLSNHYEQQGALQQALPHARRLVELDPWQESGQQRLMRLLARNGQSAAALSQYESFRNQLWKELGVHPSQECQALQQSIRQGQLRAEVPLAEACAVAVPPPPAELRQVTVLYCELSVPACSDPEEALARLAAPQAQCLQVIRAHGGHALASHGGGLLAYFGYPLARENAARNAVQAALALAEICAPAQVRCGLHTGLIVTAPGQRLPDASGFTSDIAVQVRQHADYQQVVLSGVTHKLVEGYYRCLPLAQRLAGPGASAGPLFRAEAASGARHRLAVQPQLTPLAGRDGELQQLLQRWQQVGASRVSDAVLLQADPGVGKSRLIHELRKRLSATLPGQQVELRCLESHSSEPFFPLAELIGYLCGFAPESSPEQRYERLREVLQGIFALPAEGLDLIADLLGLPLPDGSPVTGLSSEVWRARMLETLLGLIRVRRKQPLLLVLEDAHWADSSTLLLLERLLREPGQRPLLLLLSARPEFATQRWEELGVHLLRLPHLAPERARELIAGLPQQLAEPQLRQVLALADGVPLFIEELVQWVADSGEQSSIPLTLNDLLMARIDRLGDARATIQLAACLGREFHRELIEALYPGSPALLRSHLDALLRAGLIEPGSQASLCQFKHALIQQAAYLAQPRSQRRETHGRIADALQSRFPARSQQAPAQLAHHLSEAGRAEQALPLWRQAGETARRFSANREAAAYLQRALDCLAELPASAQRDGEELGLQLALGSALNSSAGYGAPSTHAAFARALALGQQLQQPEASFRALVGVWGCCDSFDKATLLGQQVLAAAQHSGQLPLQLLGHMCHLGGAFWSRPLAESRAIAETIVALCDAPTRQACLLGFGEDPLVHSRAYLCLGLWVEGHPARARQLCAELLADVRSQGTANAICHALVFASMLHCLLDDAPSVAQMAAETLRHSHGKGLQLWEDIATVMVGWSRVALGDAEGLRDLQLGIDGNRSSMPVIEVTLSTLQLDALARLGRRQELLQRAPQVVRMAQQRSDRYLLAEVLRLQAAALLDEGQGEAAGALLDEAQRLAESLGAGSLRLRLASLRQRWQPSAQQRQHLQSVLAEFTAEDEGADQRAARALLG
- a CDS encoding HD-GYP domain-containing protein, which encodes MLKRIAVSELCLGMYIHEFCGSWMDHPFWKGRFLLDSERDLLRIHASEVSEVWIDVGKGLDLAPGQSSQTVEEVEAETEARLLAVEAAKLPLERSGLDQEMQRALKLCARSKAAVVEMFSDVRMGHAVELEHAAELVEEISDSVLRHPNALISLARLKTSDEYTYMHSVAVCALMIALARQLGLGAEQVREAGMAGLLHDIGKMAIPDTILNKPGKLTDAEFGTMRSHPEAGSRMLRDSRYVSALVLDVCLHHHEKFDGTGYPHRLAGEQISLFARMGAVCDVYDAITSDRPYKKGWDPAESIRKMAEWKGHFDDKVFQAFVKSVGIYPVGALVRLESGRLGVVMEQHEKSLLTPRVKVFFSARAKLPIPQEIIDLAKLAGRDKIVGRESAEDWGFKNVEELWSGIPAGKASLFD
- the creB gene encoding two-component system response regulator CreB; the protein is MPHILIVEDEAAIADTLVYALQGEGFTTTWLSLAEPALELQQRSPADLLILDVGLPDISGFEACRRLRRFSEVPVIFLTARDAEIDRVVGLEIGADDYVVKPFSPREVAARVRAILKRMAPRQAEPAAVEAATPFRVDGERVQIHYREQLLVLTRHEFRLLQALLAQPQRVFSREQLLDALGVAADAGYERNIDSHIKSLRAKLRQVAADAEPIQTHRGLGYSYNPQSA